One window of the Crassaminicella thermophila genome contains the following:
- the dapB gene encoding 4-hydroxy-tetrahydrodipicolinate reductase: MSKKIRVCQIGLGRTGKEISKVLLQQDDIELVMGVCSENSPKIGKDLGEILNTRDTNIIVDSCSNLEENISKYKPDVAIDFSSPEATVRNAEILGKMKVSIVVGTTGFNEIQTKKLMSIAKNNNIGIVHAPNITLGVNVLMVLSNLAASILESYDCTITEAHFKGKKDAPSGTAKKIANEILKGMNIHNDIDVHSLDYNDIPIHAIRAGGIIGKHKVILAGEHDKIEIIHESFSRTAFALGALKAVRFVHKKAGFFTMNDVLNLRHVISRYLEREAHFRKQRFFNTEVPKDQLSI; the protein is encoded by the coding sequence ATGAGCAAAAAAATTCGTGTTTGCCAAATTGGCCTAGGAAGAACTGGTAAAGAAATTTCAAAAGTATTATTACAACAGGATGATATAGAATTGGTAATGGGTGTATGTAGTGAAAATAGTCCTAAAATAGGAAAAGATTTAGGTGAAATTTTAAATACACGAGATACAAATATAATAGTCGATAGCTGTAGTAATTTAGAAGAGAATATATCAAAATATAAACCAGATGTAGCAATTGATTTTTCAAGTCCTGAAGCAACAGTAAGAAATGCAGAAATTTTAGGAAAAATGAAAGTATCAATAGTTGTAGGAACTACTGGTTTTAATGAAATTCAAACTAAAAAATTAATGTCTATTGCAAAAAACAATAATATAGGAATAGTACATGCTCCTAATATTACTCTAGGAGTAAATGTTTTGATGGTTCTTTCTAACTTAGCTGCAAGTATTTTGGAAAGTTATGATTGTACAATTACAGAAGCTCATTTTAAAGGTAAAAAAGATGCTCCATCTGGTACAGCAAAAAAAATAGCAAATGAAATATTAAAAGGTATGAACATTCATAATGATATTGATGTTCATAGCCTTGATTATAATGACATACCAATTCATGCAATACGAGCAGGTGGAATAATTGGAAAACATAAAGTAATATTAGCAGGTGAACATGATAAGATAGAAATAATACATGAATCCTTCTCAAGAACAGCTTTTGCTCTTGGTGCATTAAAAGCAGTACGATTCGTTCATAAAAAAGCTGGTTTCTTTACAATGAATGATGTACTAAACTTACGTCATGTAATTTCTAGATATCTTGAACGTGAAGCTCATTTTAGGAAACAAAGATTTTTTAATACAGAAGTACCTAAAGATCAACTATCTATATAA
- a CDS encoding GerAB/ArcD/ProY family transporter gives MKPKISIYQFFIIMTIFPYGSAVLFFLVPETKHDAWIAMALYSLGGIILQLLYTILYYKYPEDTLVTYLPKIYGKVLGNILGIIYIGYFAYIGARVLRDFLELIKITGLEYTPMLAIGVFFTIIVIYAVYNGIENISNTAQSFFIIIIFMPVFVWMLIILSGDIFRINNLKPILQNGIMEVVKKGWPLITFPYGETIVFTMIYPFVLERNKIRKTAILSIFFEGIILSFNTILLISTLGVEEASRSICPLFQVVQRINIRETITRLDVIFVLILVIGGFYKISIFMYASVLGVLQMTKIKSVKFLSYVFGILILYLSQIMAENYIEHLEIGLDLVVKYVHVPLQIIIPVLTLIIMYIRQFITN, from the coding sequence ATGAAACCAAAAATAAGTATCTATCAATTTTTTATAATAATGACTATTTTCCCTTATGGGAGTGCAGTACTTTTCTTTTTAGTGCCTGAAACCAAGCACGACGCATGGATAGCTATGGCTTTATATTCATTAGGTGGAATTATTCTTCAACTTTTATATACAATATTGTATTATAAATATCCAGAAGATACTTTAGTTACATATCTTCCTAAAATTTATGGAAAAGTTTTAGGAAACATATTAGGAATCATCTATATAGGATATTTTGCTTATATAGGAGCAAGGGTATTGAGAGATTTTTTAGAACTCATAAAAATTACAGGTTTAGAGTATACTCCAATGCTTGCTATAGGTGTTTTTTTTACAATTATTGTTATTTATGCTGTATATAATGGAATAGAAAATATATCAAATACTGCACAGTCTTTTTTTATAATAATTATTTTTATGCCTGTTTTTGTATGGATGCTTATTATATTAAGTGGAGATATTTTTAGAATCAATAATCTTAAACCTATTTTACAAAATGGCATCATGGAAGTAGTAAAAAAAGGATGGCCTCTTATAACTTTTCCTTATGGAGAAACAATTGTATTTACAATGATTTATCCTTTTGTTTTAGAACGTAACAAAATAAGAAAGACAGCTATTTTATCTATTTTTTTTGAAGGTATTATTCTATCATTTAATACCATATTACTTATCTCTACATTAGGTGTTGAAGAAGCAAGTAGATCTATTTGTCCCCTTTTTCAAGTTGTTCAACGTATAAATATAAGAGAAACTATAACAAGATTAGATGTAATATTTGTGCTTATATTAGTTATAGGAGGATTTTATAAGATTAGTATTTTTATGTATGCTTCAGTTTTAGGTGTATTACAAATGACGAAAATAAAAAGCGTAAAATTTTTATCCTATGTATTTGGTATACTAATTTTATATTTATCACAAATTATGGCTGAAAATTATATAGAGCATCTTGAAATTGGTCTTGATTTAGTTGTTAAGTATGTACATGTACCTTTGCAAATTATTATTCCTGTTTTAACTCTTATTATAATGTATATAAGACAATTCATCACAAACTGA
- a CDS encoding DUF1659 domain-containing protein — protein sequence MAVNVNAGPSKLKIIFSNGVDENGKERKKTKTYSNLKSTSTDQDVYDLAAILVGLQTDTALKVSRLDEKEISQG from the coding sequence ATGGCAGTAAATGTAAATGCAGGTCCTTCAAAACTAAAGATAATATTCAGTAATGGAGTAGATGAAAATGGAAAGGAGAGAAAAAAGACAAAGACTTATTCAAATCTTAAGTCTACTTCAACAGATCAGGATGTATATGATCTAGCAGCTATTTTAGTAGGGCTTCAGACAGACACAGCTCTTAAAGTTAGCAGATTAGATGAAAAAGAGATTAGTCAAGGGTAG
- a CDS encoding DUF2922 domain-containing protein, translating into MATKRLEMIFKNQMGTTTKIAVDNARADLTQEEVQTAMQAIIDKNIFETNKGELAGIDSARIVTTDIEEIVL; encoded by the coding sequence TTGGCTACAAAAAGACTAGAAATGATTTTTAAAAATCAAATGGGAACAACGACCAAAATAGCAGTAGATAATGCTAGGGCTGATTTAACCCAAGAGGAAGTCCAAACAGCTATGCAAGCAATTATAGACAAAAACATATTTGAAACAAATAAAGGAGAATTAGCAGGAATCGATTCTGCAAGGATTGTGACAACTGATATTGAAGAAATTGTTCTTTAA
- a CDS encoding GerAB/ArcD/ProY family transporter: MNKEFISDKQGISIISLFIIGSSIVLTIAGEAKKDIWIAIILSILTALPIVLVHARLLVLFPKRDLYDVLELVFGKLIGRGISILFVSFSFFLGGLVLRVFCDFIFTVSFQETPEIIPMLFIGGLCIWAAKEGIEIIGRWAEFFLIGTIVSIFIVSLLAMHKMNINNIRPILYEGIKPVVEGAFHAFIFPFTQTIVFTTFFSSLKNKSIYKVYIVSLLIGGGVLYISSVTNILTLGINTVESVYFPTYTTASRLTLGNVVEGLEVVISVTLLIGGFMKVCICLLSTCNGIAKIFGLNDYRLMVTPIGLLIINLSYFIHDNVMEKAEFASDIYPIYAFPFQVVLPIIILIVAEIKKNRLIKGE, from the coding sequence ATGAATAAAGAATTTATTTCTGATAAGCAAGGTATATCCATTATCAGTTTATTTATAATAGGAAGTTCAATTGTACTTACTATAGCAGGAGAAGCTAAAAAAGATATTTGGATAGCTATTATTTTATCAATTTTAACTGCACTACCTATAGTATTGGTACATGCTAGACTTCTTGTTCTTTTTCCTAAAAGAGATTTATATGATGTCCTTGAGCTCGTTTTTGGGAAGCTTATAGGTAGAGGAATTTCAATACTGTTTGTTAGTTTTTCTTTTTTTTTAGGAGGATTAGTATTAAGAGTTTTTTGTGATTTTATTTTTACAGTTTCTTTTCAAGAAACACCTGAAATTATACCAATGTTATTTATTGGTGGTTTATGTATTTGGGCAGCAAAGGAAGGAATCGAAATAATAGGCAGATGGGCAGAATTTTTTTTGATAGGAACTATTGTTTCAATATTTATAGTTAGTTTGTTGGCAATGCATAAAATGAATATAAATAATATTCGTCCTATATTATATGAAGGAATAAAACCAGTTGTTGAAGGTGCTTTTCATGCATTTATATTTCCATTTACTCAAACAATCGTATTTACAACCTTCTTTTCTTCGCTTAAAAATAAATCTATTTATAAAGTTTATATAGTGAGTTTATTGATAGGAGGAGGTGTTTTATATATATCTTCTGTCACTAATATTCTGACATTAGGGATAAATACTGTTGAAAGTGTATATTTTCCAACATATACAACTGCTAGTAGATTGACTCTTGGAAATGTAGTTGAAGGGTTGGAAGTTGTGATTTCTGTTACATTATTAATAGGAGGATTTATGAAAGTATGTATTTGTTTATTAAGTACTTGTAACGGAATTGCCAAAATATTTGGTCTTAATGATTATAGGCTTATGGTAACACCTATTGGATTATTAATAATTAATTTATCTTATTTTATTCATGATAATGTAATGGAAAAGGCAGAATTTGCTTCAGATATATATCCTATTTATGCTTTTCCATTTCAGGTGGTTTTACCTATTATTATACTTATTGTAGCTGAAATAAAGAAAAATAGATTAATAAAGGGGGAATGA
- a CDS encoding DUF4184 family protein — protein MPFTFSHPSITIPIKKKLGKYADFTALIIGSMAPDFEYFLRFKPVGFIGHTVLGFLYFNLPLCFIIAYIYHYIVKDLFILCLPKPLDSWYEYLMQSRSKWELKDIKRIIIFIYSAFIGMFSHVFWDAFTHKSGYFVNGLSLLTDNFVIRNYKVPIYKLMQHGSTMIGFIIILFYLYLIRDKKALRKNRFSYKLKFIYYICFLSSGIIMLFYRFHNIEILKYNYLGIYLVTFINGCAIGMVIVSIILKYIMKIEYH, from the coding sequence ATGCCATTTACTTTTTCACATCCATCAATTACTATTCCTATTAAGAAAAAGTTAGGAAAATATGCAGATTTCACAGCACTTATTATTGGTAGTATGGCACCTGATTTTGAATATTTCTTAAGGTTTAAACCAGTAGGATTTATTGGACACACAGTGCTTGGATTTTTATATTTCAATTTACCGCTTTGCTTTATTATTGCTTATATATATCATTATATCGTTAAAGATCTTTTTATTTTATGTTTACCAAAGCCTCTTGATTCTTGGTATGAATATTTAATGCAAAGTAGGTCAAAGTGGGAATTGAAAGATATAAAAAGAATTATTATTTTTATATATTCTGCTTTCATAGGAATGTTTTCTCATGTATTTTGGGATGCATTTACACATAAAAGTGGATATTTTGTAAATGGGCTTTCCTTGTTAACAGATAACTTCGTCATACGAAATTATAAAGTACCTATTTATAAGCTAATGCAGCATGGGAGTACAATGATAGGTTTCATAATCATATTATTTTATCTTTATTTGATAAGAGACAAAAAAGCGTTAAGAAAAAATCGTTTTTCATATAAGCTAAAATTTATATATTATATATGTTTTTTATCAAGCGGAATTATAATGCTTTTTTACAGGTTTCATAACATAGAAATATTAAAATATAATTATTTAGGTATATACCTAGTAACATTTATAAATGGCTGTGCAATAGGTATGGTGATTGTATCCATAATATTAAAATATATAATGAAGATAGAATATCATTAA
- a CDS encoding YetF domain-containing protein has protein sequence MPEILIIIFRTILALVLLFIYTKILTKRSLAKLTYFDYLAMATLGTLAGNLAFNVKIKIIYFIISMTFVTLVVYFASYVSLKSRFLRKYLAGEPTILIKNGKILENNMAKFKYSYDYLMQQLRQENVFDISQVAFAIFEPNGELSVQLKSQNRPLTPQDLNIDTNQEGIAVEIILDGKIIENNLKINNLSKEWVYEALKKRGIKDIKEVAFAALSTNGKLYVDLYND, from the coding sequence TTGCCTGAAATTTTAATAATTATATTCCGAACAATTTTAGCTCTTGTTCTTCTTTTTATATATACGAAAATATTGACAAAAAGAAGCTTAGCCAAGCTAACTTATTTTGACTATCTTGCTATGGCTACTCTTGGAACTTTAGCTGGTAATTTAGCATTTAATGTGAAGATAAAAATTATATATTTTATAATTTCTATGACCTTCGTTACATTAGTTGTTTATTTTGCATCTTATGTTTCATTAAAATCTAGATTTTTAAGAAAATATCTGGCTGGAGAACCGACGATTTTAATTAAGAATGGAAAAATCTTAGAAAATAATATGGCTAAGTTTAAATACTCTTATGATTATCTTATGCAACAACTTCGTCAAGAAAATGTTTTTGACATTAGTCAAGTTGCATTTGCCATATTTGAACCTAATGGAGAATTAAGCGTTCAGTTAAAATCTCAAAACCGCCCCTTAACACCACAGGATCTAAATATAGATACCAATCAAGAAGGAATTGCTGTGGAGATTATTTTAGATGGAAAAATTATAGAAAATAATCTTAAGATAAATAACTTATCCAAAGAGTGGGTTTATGAAGCATTAAAGAAAAGGGGAATCAAAGATATAAAAGAAGTAGCATTTGCAGCATTATCTACAAATGGTAAGTTATATGTAGATCTTTATAATGATTAA
- a CDS encoding DUF5320 domain-containing protein produces MPRRDGTGPMGMGAMTGRRMGFCNTSRNLGRGLRLGLGCRFDYASSKDKKDILIEQKNFLEKRLNLIKKELEEYEE; encoded by the coding sequence ATGCCAAGAAGAGATGGTACTGGTCCAATGGGAATGGGAGCAATGACAGGACGAAGAATGGGATTTTGTAATACTTCAAGGAATTTAGGTCGTGGTTTGAGATTAGGATTAGGTTGTAGATTCGATTATGCTAGCTCTAAAGATAAAAAAGACATACTTATTGAGCAAAAAAACTTTCTTGAAAAAAGATTGAATTTAATCAAAAAAGAATTGGAAGAATATGAAGAGTAA
- a CDS encoding DUF134 domain-containing protein, with the protein MSRPRKWRRICNMPKIDVFGPCIRDININETIQMTLEEFETIRLIDYEGLSQEECGQIMGVARSTIQRIYNDARKKIADSIINGKYLKIKGGNYKLCDEIEGMNICKGCVRKRHRGGRNI; encoded by the coding sequence ATGTCAAGACCAAGGAAATGGAGAAGAATTTGCAATATGCCAAAAATAGATGTTTTTGGTCCTTGTATTAGGGATATTAATATAAATGAAACAATACAAATGACACTTGAAGAATTTGAAACAATAAGATTAATTGATTATGAAGGATTGAGTCAGGAAGAGTGTGGGCAAATAATGGGGGTTGCAAGATCAACCATTCAAAGAATATATAATGATGCAAGGAAAAAGATTGCAGATAGCATAATAAATGGAAAGTATTTAAAGATTAAAGGTGGAAATTATAAATTATGTGATGAAATAGAAGGTATGAACATATGCAAAGGATGTGTAAGAAAGAGACACAGAGGAGGAAGAAATATATAG
- a CDS encoding FAD-dependent oxidoreductase, which yields MKKTDLLIIGGSAGGLLTATAARKLYGDIKITLIRKNKKVMVPCGIPYIFGTLNDTSKNQIPDALLSNAGVELLIDEVVKIDRDKKMVITADNTEIEYDKLVIATGSLPIVPKFIKGYDLENVFPIVKDEEYLKDILEKVKNMSDIVVIGGGFIGVEFAEQMKMAGKNVTLVEVADKCLWQAFDEEFSSDAEEQLKNNGVIVKTKTKVEEIIGDTKVKEVKLSNGETIKADAVILGMGVSPNSVLAKDAGIKVNEKAAIIVDEYMRTNDSDIFAVGDCTEKKCFFTGKNTPILLASTAAMEAKIAACNLFQLKYVRKIKGTISAFSTKVFDKAFAAAGLTERKAKEEGFDIVIGRASTMDKHPGSLPNTGKIDIKLIFAKDTGIILGAQISGGDSIGEMVNILSMAVQNSMTANELNTYQVATHPLLTASPIAYPINAAALDALTKLNK from the coding sequence ATGAAAAAAACGGATTTACTTATTATAGGAGGAAGTGCAGGAGGGCTATTGACTGCTACTGCTGCAAGAAAGTTATATGGAGATATAAAAATTACTTTAATAAGAAAAAATAAAAAGGTTATGGTACCTTGTGGAATTCCATATATTTTTGGAACTTTAAATGATACATCTAAAAATCAAATTCCAGATGCTTTATTGAGTAATGCAGGAGTAGAGTTATTAATTGATGAAGTGGTAAAGATTGATAGAGATAAAAAAATGGTTATTACTGCTGATAATACAGAAATTGAGTATGATAAGCTAGTAATCGCAACAGGTTCATTGCCTATTGTTCCTAAGTTTATAAAGGGTTACGATTTAGAGAATGTTTTTCCAATTGTTAAGGATGAGGAATACTTAAAGGATATTTTAGAAAAAGTTAAAAATATGAGTGATATTGTAGTAATAGGTGGAGGATTTATTGGAGTTGAATTTGCAGAGCAGATGAAGATGGCTGGTAAAAATGTAACACTTGTTGAGGTTGCAGATAAATGTTTATGGCAAGCCTTTGATGAAGAATTTAGTTCTGATGCAGAAGAACAGTTAAAGAATAATGGAGTTATAGTAAAAACAAAAACAAAAGTTGAAGAGATTATTGGAGATACGAAGGTTAAAGAGGTTAAATTAAGCAATGGAGAAACAATAAAAGCAGATGCAGTAATACTTGGCATGGGTGTTAGCCCAAATTCTGTTTTGGCAAAGGATGCTGGAATTAAAGTGAATGAAAAAGCAGCAATAATCGTTGATGAATATATGAGAACAAACGATAGTGATATCTTTGCTGTAGGAGATTGTACTGAAAAGAAATGCTTCTTTACAGGTAAGAATACACCTATACTTCTTGCATCTACGGCGGCAATGGAAGCAAAAATAGCAGCATGTAATTTATTTCAATTAAAATATGTGAGAAAAATTAAAGGAACAATAAGTGCTTTTTCAACAAAAGTATTTGACAAGGCTTTTGCAGCAGCTGGGCTTACTGAACGTAAGGCTAAAGAAGAAGGCTTTGATATAGTTATTGGTAGAGCATCTACTATGGATAAGCATCCAGGATCACTTCCGAATACAGGTAAAATAGATATTAAATTAATATTTGCAAAAGATACAGGTATTATTTTAGGAGCACAAATTAGTGGTGGTGACAGTATTGGAGAAATGGTTAATATTTTAAGTATGGCTGTACAAAATAGTATGACAGCAAATGAATTAAACACATATCAAGTTGCAACGCATCCTCTACTTACAGCATCACCTATTGCATATCCAATAAATGCAGCTGCTTTAGATGCATTGACAAAGCTTAATAAATAA